The region GCGCGTGCTGGAAAGTGCGGCGGCAAACGGAAACTGGGTTAGCCTGAAAGGCAGTGACTAGGTCGAGCAAGCCCGAAACCGGGCGCGTCAGCATCCGCGAGGTGGCCGCCGCGTCGGGCGTCAGCACGGCCACGGTGTCCAAGGTGCTGTCGGGCCGCGCGGACTATCCAGTGCGTGCCGAGACCGCCGAGCGGGTCAGGCGGGTGGCCCTGGAGCTGGGTTACGTGCCGGACGTGGCCGCCCGCAACCTGCGGACCCGGCAGACCGGGCAACTGGGCGTGGTGCTGGAAGCGGTGGGCGCGTCGGAACCCGACAGTCTGCTGGGGGCCATGACCACCAGCAACGCAGTCCGCCGGACTTTTGACGGCGCGATCATGGCGGGCCTCAGCGACGCGGCGCGCAGCCTGAACGTGCCGGCACTGGTGGTTTATCCGGGCAGTAGCGGCCTGCACCACACCTATCTGGACGGGCGGGTCGACGGGCTGCTGGTCAGTTGCGATCCGTTGCGCGGCCACCAGTTGCTTCAGGATCTGGCCCAACTGCCGCTCCCCGTGGTGGCGCTGTGGACCCAGCGGGTGCCGCCGGGCATCAGCAGCGTGGACGTGGACCATGCGGCGGGCGCGCGGCAGGCCGTCGGGCATCTGCTGGGGCTGGGGCACACCCGCATCGCCTTTTACGGCGGCGGTGAGGCCAGCGGCGTCGAACACTTCCAGCGCCGGGAACAGGGCTACCGGGAGGCGATGACCGCCGCCGGACTCTCCCCCCTGGCGGCCGTGCATAGCGGTGATCTGCTGGTGCAGGCCGTCAGACAGGGCGAGGTCAGCGCGGTCTTCGCCGAAACCGATCTGGGCGCGGCGGCGGTGGTGCAGGCCCTCGCCAGGGCCAGGATGAGCGTTCCCGCCGACCTCTCGCTGGTGGGTTTCGACGACATCCTGGGCGCGGAATACATCGCGGGCGGCCTGACGACGGTGTATCAGCCCGCAGCGGAAATGGCGGCGGAGGGCGTGCGCGTTCTGCTGGCCCGGCTGGGGGGAAAGCCCGTGTCGCAGACGCTGCTGTCCCCACATCTGCTGGTGCGCCGCAGCACCGCACCGTTGACTGTTCCCAGGTCCAGAGTCACAGCCACGGACTGAGTTGGCGTCGGTGGCGCCCTAAGGATGTGACCTCTTGACCTTTCGGAAGAAGAGCGTATACTCCACCTACCGAAATCGTTTTCCTTAGCTCAAACCGCTGAGACTTGGCTTCAAAGTCTGTCTTTCCTCCTCAATTGAATTCTATTGGGTTGTCCAGCTTCTCCTGCCTCTTTCGCGGCGCAGAGCGCCAAATCAAGGAGTTCTATGAAACGAATGGGCCTATTGACCGCCGTTCTCGGCCTGAGCCTTCTCGCCTCGCCCGCCCTGGCACAGAAGCAGGTGGTGGTGGGCGTCAGTTGGTCCAACTTTCAGGAGGAGCGCTGGAAGACCGACGAGGCGGCGATCAAGGCGCAACTGGACAAGCTGGGGGCCAAGTACCTCAGTGCCGACGCCCAGAGCTCCAACGAGAAGCAGATCTCGGACATCGAGAGTCTGGTGACACGCGGCGCAACCGTGCTGCTGGTGTTGGCCCAGGACACCGAGGCCGTGCTGCCTGCCATCGCCAAGGCCAAGGCCGACGGCATCCCGGTGGTGTCGTATGACCGCCTGATCGAGGACCCCTGGGCGTTCTACATCTCGTTCGACAACAAGGAAGTCGGGCGTTTGCAGGCCAGGATGATCCTGAATGCCAAACCCAAGGGCAATTACGCCTTTATCAAGGGCAGCCCCAGCGATCCCAACGCGGCCCTGCTGTACGCCGGCCAACTGGAAGTGCTGGACAAGGCGATCAAGTCCGGCGCGATCAAGAACGTGGGCAGTCAGTTCACCGAGGGCTGGCAGCCCGAGATCGCCCAGCGCAACATGGAGCAGATGCTGACCGCCAACCAGAACAAGATCGACGCGGTGGTGGCCTCCAACGACGGCACGGCGGGCGGCGCGGTCTCGGCACTGGCGGGCGTGGGGTTGGCGGGCAAGATTCCCGTCTCGGGCCAGGACGCCGACAAGGCCGCCCTGAACCGGATTGCCAAGGGGCTGCAGACCGGGACCGTCTGGAAGGACTCGCGCACGCTGGGCACCGAAGCGGCCAAGATCGCCGTGCAACTGGCGGGCGGGACCAAAGTCAACGCCATCAAGGGCAGCAGCACCTTCAACGGCGGCCCCAGAAAGGTGGCGGTGTCCAGCATCCTCCTCAAGCCCGTCGTGATCACCAAGGCCAACCTCGGCACGCTGATCACCGCCAAGTGGGCCACCAAGGCCGAAATCTGCAACGGCGTGACGGGCGCTGCGGCCCCGGCAGCCTGCCGCTGAATCCCTAGACCTTGCCAGGGGGAATGAACGCGGGCCGTAGGGTCGCCCCGTCATTTCCCCCTTTTCGTGCCGCGCCCGGCTGGGGCTGGAGGAATATGCAGAGTGTCAAGACCGTTTCAACCACGCCGCCCAGGCGATTACTGGCACAACTGGGCCTGGATGGCCGATTGCTGTTCATGGTGCTGGCGATTGCCGGCATCTGGATTGCCTTCAACCTGCTGACCGACGGGGTCTTCATCACTTCCCGCAACCTGTGGAACCTGTCGGTGCAGACCGCGTCGGTGGGCGTGATGGTCAGCGGCATGGTGCTGATCATCGTCATGCGGAACATCGACCTGTCCATCGGCTCGATCCTGGGCTTCACGGGCATGGCGATGGCGGTCCTGAACATCCGCGTGTTCACTCAGGAGACGTGGTGGGGCGCGCTGCTCACGCTGGCGCTGGGGCTGCTGCTGGGGCTGGGCATCGGCATGGTGCAGGGAACGTGGGTGGCGGTGCTGGGCGTGCCGTCCTTTATCGTCACGCTGGGCGGCCTGCTGATCTTCCGGGGCGGCGCGTGGCTGCTGACCAGCGGCCAGACGGTTGCGCCCCTGACCGAGACCTTCCAGATTTTGGGCGGCGGCCTGAACGGCTCGATTGGCGGCCCGGCAAGCTGGGGCGTGGGCGCACTGATCGCGGCGGCCATCGTCTGGACGGACCTGCGGAACTATCGGCAGCGGGCCAGACGTGGATTGCCCAACCGCTCCGCCGCGCTGCAACTCGTCTTCACCGGCGTCACGCTGGCGCTGGTGCTGGCCTTCGTGCTGGTGATGAACAGCTACCCCGATCCCCGCAGCGGCCTGGCGCGCGGCATTCCGGTGCCGGTGCTGATCATGCTGGCGGTCACGGCGGTGATGATGTGGGTGGTGCGCGCCACCCGGTTCGGCCGCTACGTGTTCGCCTATGGCGGCAACCCGGAAGCCGCGCGGCTGGCCGGGATCAACACCACCCGCCTGACCATCCTGGTCTTCGGCATCATGGGGATGCTGGCCGCCCTGGCCGGGGCGATTCAAACGGCCCGATTGAACGCCGGGACCAACTCCACCGGCACCCTGGCCGAGCTGAGCGTGATCGCGGCGGCCGTGATCGGCGGCACCTCGCTGGCGGGCGGCACCGGCAGCATCCCCGGCGCATTTCTGGGCGCAATCCTGATGGCCAGCCTGATCAACGGCATGCTGCTGCTGGACCTGCCCAGCGCGTGGCAGAACGTGGTGCAGGGGCTGGTGCTGATGCTGGCGGTCACGCTGGACGGCCTCTTCCAGCGCCGGAGGGCCAAATGAGCGCCGCCTCTGCCCCGCAGCAGGTCACGCCGCTGGTGGAGGCGCGCGGCATCTCCAAGAGTTTTGGCGGGATCCACGCACTGGAGCACGTCAATGTCAGTCTGGCTCCCGGCGAGGTGCTGGGGCTGCTGGGGCACAACGGTGCGGGCAAATCCACCCTCATCAAGATGCTTTCCGGGGCGTACACCGCCGATGCCGGGCAGATTCTGCTGGACGGGCAGGAAGTGAAACTCACCAGTCCCCGCGCCGCGCAGCGGCTGGGCATCGAGACGATCTACCAGAATCTGGCGCTGGCCGACAATCTGGACGTGGCCGCCAACATCTTCCTGGGGCGCGAGTTGCTGCGCGGCGGCGCGCTGGACGAGGACACCATGGAGCTGGAGGCCCGCAAGGTGCTGGACCGCCTGAAAGTCAACCTGCCGGACCTCAAGAAACCCGTGTTCAACCTGTCGGGCGGCCAGCGCCAGTGCATCGCCATCAGCCGGGCCATCTATTTCAAGGCCAGGGTGCTGATCATGGACGAACCCACCGCCGCACTGGGACCGCAGGAAACGCATCAGGTCAACGAGCTGATCAAGTCGCTGAAGACCGAGGGTGTGGGGATCTTTCTGATCAGCCACGACATGCATGACGTGTTCGACCTGGCCGACCGCGTGACCGTCATGAAAAACGGGAAAGTGGTGGGCAGCGCCCTGACCTCGCAGATCACGCAGGACGAGGTGCTGGAGATGATCATCGCGGGCAAGTTGCCGGGGCGGGATGTGCTGACGGTCTAGACGGCCTGCCCGATGTCACCCTGATCAAATCAAACAGAAATCGTTTTCGTTATACCCTGGGAGAACCATGACCGACTTTACCCCCACCGCCGCAGACCGTTTCACCTTTGGCCTCTGGACCGTCGGCAACGTCGGGCGCGATCCCTTCGGGGAACCCACCCGGCAGCCGATGGGTGCACCGGACATCGTTCGCAAGCTGGCTGAACTGGGCGCGTCGGGCATCAGTCTGCACGACAACGATCTTGTGCCGATTGACGCGACGGCTGCCGAGCGTGACCGACTTGTCGCGGACCTGAAAGCCGCGCTGTCCGAAACGGGGCTTAAAGTACCGATGGCCACCACCAACCTGTTCGGCGACCCGGCCTTCAAGGACGGTGCGTTTACCAGCGCGGACCGCCGCGTGCGGGCCTACGCGCTGCAAAAAACGATGCGCTCGATGGACCTGGGGGCCGAACTGGGCGCAACGACCTACGTGTTCTGGGGGGGCCGCGAGGGCACCGAGGTAGACGCGGGCGGCAAATTGATGGACGCGCTGGCGTGGTTCCGCGAAAGCCTCAACTTCCTGGCCGCCTATTCCGAATCCCAGGGCTACGGCTACCGTTTCGCGCTGGAACCCAAACCCAACGAGCCGCGCGGGGACATCTTTTTGCCCACGGTGGGCAGCGCCCTGGGCTTTATTCCCACGCTGGACCGGCCCGAACTGTTCGGCGTCAATCCCGAATTCGCCCACGAGACGATGGCGGGCCTCAGCTTTCCGCACGCCATCGCGCAGGCGCTGGACGCGGGCAAGCTGTTCCACATCGACCTCAACGATCAGAAGATGGGCCGCTTCGATC is a window of Deinococcus radiopugnans ATCC 19172 DNA encoding:
- a CDS encoding LacI family DNA-binding transcriptional regulator, whose translation is MTRSSKPETGRVSIREVAAASGVSTATVSKVLSGRADYPVRAETAERVRRVALELGYVPDVAARNLRTRQTGQLGVVLEAVGASEPDSLLGAMTTSNAVRRTFDGAIMAGLSDAARSLNVPALVVYPGSSGLHHTYLDGRVDGLLVSCDPLRGHQLLQDLAQLPLPVVALWTQRVPPGISSVDVDHAAGARQAVGHLLGLGHTRIAFYGGGEASGVEHFQRREQGYREAMTAAGLSPLAAVHSGDLLVQAVRQGEVSAVFAETDLGAAAVVQALARARMSVPADLSLVGFDDILGAEYIAGGLTTVYQPAAEMAAEGVRVLLARLGGKPVSQTLLSPHLLVRRSTAPLTVPRSRVTATD
- the xylA gene encoding xylose isomerase — translated: MTDFTPTAADRFTFGLWTVGNVGRDPFGEPTRQPMGAPDIVRKLAELGASGISLHDNDLVPIDATAAERDRLVADLKAALSETGLKVPMATTNLFGDPAFKDGAFTSADRRVRAYALQKTMRSMDLGAELGATTYVFWGGREGTEVDAGGKLMDALAWFRESLNFLAAYSESQGYGYRFALEPKPNEPRGDIFLPTVGSALGFIPTLDRPELFGVNPEFAHETMAGLSFPHAIAQALDAGKLFHIDLNDQKMGRFDQDLRFGAENLKGAFFTVMLLEDAGYSGPLHFDAHALRTEDEAGVWAFARGCMRTYLILKDKVAQFRADAEIKAALEAYRVEDKELAALSNFSPENAEALKNREFDREALGARGPGLEALDQMTIELLMGVRG
- a CDS encoding sugar ABC transporter permease, with translation MQSVKTVSTTPPRRLLAQLGLDGRLLFMVLAIAGIWIAFNLLTDGVFITSRNLWNLSVQTASVGVMVSGMVLIIVMRNIDLSIGSILGFTGMAMAVLNIRVFTQETWWGALLTLALGLLLGLGIGMVQGTWVAVLGVPSFIVTLGGLLIFRGGAWLLTSGQTVAPLTETFQILGGGLNGSIGGPASWGVGALIAAAIVWTDLRNYRQRARRGLPNRSAALQLVFTGVTLALVLAFVLVMNSYPDPRSGLARGIPVPVLIMLAVTAVMMWVVRATRFGRYVFAYGGNPEAARLAGINTTRLTILVFGIMGMLAALAGAIQTARLNAGTNSTGTLAELSVIAAAVIGGTSLAGGTGSIPGAFLGAILMASLINGMLLLDLPSAWQNVVQGLVLMLAVTLDGLFQRRRAK
- a CDS encoding ATP-binding cassette domain-containing protein, translating into MSAASAPQQVTPLVEARGISKSFGGIHALEHVNVSLAPGEVLGLLGHNGAGKSTLIKMLSGAYTADAGQILLDGQEVKLTSPRAAQRLGIETIYQNLALADNLDVAANIFLGRELLRGGALDEDTMELEARKVLDRLKVNLPDLKKPVFNLSGGQRQCIAISRAIYFKARVLIMDEPTAALGPQETHQVNELIKSLKTEGVGIFLISHDMHDVFDLADRVTVMKNGKVVGSALTSQITQDEVLEMIIAGKLPGRDVLTV
- the xylF gene encoding D-xylose ABC transporter substrate-binding protein; amino-acid sequence: MKRMGLLTAVLGLSLLASPALAQKQVVVGVSWSNFQEERWKTDEAAIKAQLDKLGAKYLSADAQSSNEKQISDIESLVTRGATVLLVLAQDTEAVLPAIAKAKADGIPVVSYDRLIEDPWAFYISFDNKEVGRLQARMILNAKPKGNYAFIKGSPSDPNAALLYAGQLEVLDKAIKSGAIKNVGSQFTEGWQPEIAQRNMEQMLTANQNKIDAVVASNDGTAGGAVSALAGVGLAGKIPVSGQDADKAALNRIAKGLQTGTVWKDSRTLGTEAAKIAVQLAGGTKVNAIKGSSTFNGGPRKVAVSSILLKPVVITKANLGTLITAKWATKAEICNGVTGAAAPAACR